The nucleotide sequence gatagaatttTTAGTGAGTGTTTAGAGCAGTCTTATTTCCAACGACTCTAGTTGCTGAGGTATCTGTGCATCCACATTTGGGACAAGGATCCACTTGTCCTTTTATAGCTGGTAATGAATATGAAGGTCCCAATGAGGTGTTGAAGACAGCAGCAATGAAAACTACGTTGACAAAAAACTAAACAATAAATGAAATATCTTCATTACAAGTAAATACCCTCAATACTTATGGTTAATGTATTCAGCAAGTTGGTAAGACCAGAGGGCTATCTATTATAGAGGTCAGATGGCAGCACTTTTTCCCCCTCCAATTGATGCACTCTGGAACACGAACCCACGTAGGTGACATTTGTATATTATGTTCTTTAATTGATACTTGGAAGTTCCTGATTCAGGGGGATGTTGGTTATGTTCGTCTACTGATGCATAATGGGTAACTACAGTTTCTTGAAGCTTCATTCAACTGTCTGAGGTCAAGGTTGGTGATTAGGGAAGTGAGTACTTTTTGGAGTTTATATGTGAGTCTGTGCCaatcaaacaagcacctaaccattttccagtactaggcccatatccttgtatgccatggcactgtaagtgcacatccaaatactaaaatgttatgagggttctgcctctaccaccttttcaggcagagagttccagattcccaccaccctctgggtgaaaaaattcttcctcacattccctctaacctctagccccttaccttaaaactatgccccctggttattgatccctccaccaatggagaaagttccttcctgtctaccatatctatgcccctcataattttatacacatcaatcatgtatctcctctgctccagagaaaataaccccagtctatccaatctctcttcacaactaaaacactccagcccaggcaacatcctggtagatctctgcgcacacactctctctttctccagtgtaatcacatccttcctataatgcagattccagaactgtacgcaatactctagctgtggcctaaccacagttttatacagttccagcataacctgctcttatattctatgcctcggctaataaagacaagtatcacATATACTGCCTTGACCACCTTTTGGtatctacctgtcccgttaccttaagggactggtggacatgtacaccaaggtccctcctgatcttcggtacttcccagggttctaccattcttcatgtattcctgtgccttgtttgtcctatccaagtgcatcacctctaacttatccagattaaattccatttgctactgatcagcccatcGATATCCTTTGTAATCTACAactatcctcactatttaccaccccaccaattattgtgtcatccacaaacttactgatcaaccctcctatattcaagcctaaattgtttatatataccacaaacagcaagggacccaacaccgatccttgTGGACGCAGGCATCCAGTCTCTCAAACACCCCTCGACCTTCGCTCTCTGCTTcctaccactcagccaattttggatcaaaattgccttagatcccatgggctcttgccTTTCTTATctgtctcccatgcgggaccttatcaaaagccttgaagtccaagtagactgtcaaatgcattgctctcatctacacacctggtcacctcttcaaaaaaattcaatcaaattgatcagatatgacctccccttaacaaaaccatgctgactgtccttgattaatccctgcctctccaagtgtagattaattctgtccctcagaatttcttCCAATAGTTTCACCACCACTGAGGATAAattgattggcctgtagttccctggtttatcccttcctcccttcttgaaggctgacctccaatcctctggtgcacctcctgtggctagagaggtattgaaaattgccagtgcccctgctatgtcctcccttgcctcactcaacagcctgggatacatttcatccaggcctggagatttatctacttttaagcctgccagaccactccATTTCTATGCCAATTTCTTTAATTCTATCAGTCCTTCTGCCttatttccatacccacattgtccCCCTCACTTGTGAACAGCGacacaaagcattcatttagaaccctacctacgtcttctggttccacacacaaattaccatgggccttactctttccctagttatcctcttactcttaatgtacttgtaaaataactttggcagCTAAAAGGAAAagctaatgttttttttttcatgctcccttttttgctctaatttcctttctaagtttcccccctacacattctatacgcCTCTAGGGCTTATGCTGTTTTGagtcctctgtatctgccataagcctccctttttctctttatccaatcctgcatACCTCTCGGATCCAGGGTTCCctagatttgttggtcccaccctttgcctttactggaatatgttggccctgtcccactgctctgacgcataTTTACTTAAAAATAGCCATTCCCAGTccgctctggccaaatcatatctgatcttaaaATCAGCTTTCCCCCGATTTAGAACTCTGATGTCTggcccatctttgtccttttccatagcaaccttgaatctaataGAGTAataatcactatctgcaaaatgctcccccactgatacctcttccacttgcccagcttcattccctaaaatccTTGAAAGAAACTGAAAGCAGCAAGGAAAACTAGCTGGCTTACCTTGTCTGTGGGATGTAGTAACAGACTATTTGTGACTGCTTTTTAATGCTTATGAAGTGCAAAGGTAGAAGGAAAAAATACTAAACAGTAATTTTTAATTAAAGAAAATTGTCTTAACATAAAATCAGTAGTAGCTGAGTGTTCTTAACCAAATATAACCTTTAAGAATTTCAAAACTTTTATAATTGAAACTTATCCCATTCAGAGCAACAATCTGATACATAACAGCAGCAAGTTAGCTACATTAACACAAGTCTAGATATGAAGGCAGAAAACATCCATCCTGTGCTGTGTCTGCAAACTACCTTGCATCAGTGTTTTATTGACAAGTACTATACATATTCCAATAGTGTTAAACTGCAGCAGCTTTTGTATGTTACACCCTTGGCTATTATTAGTATTAGAGTTATTAGTATTTTTGTACCTTAATAGTTAGTCAGGCACTTTTAAACTGGTTTACCTCGATAAAATGAGATCAATAGAATTATTACAATCACATCACATCATTAGGCAGCAATAATCTGAATTCAAGGCCAACATTCTTGGATCAGTTTTTGAAAAGTGTATCTATTGGCTACAATGAAGGATTCAGCAAGTTCCCTGCAGATCAGGCCCATACACTACAGGTGAAAGCTTGTTGACAGGGCAAGATCTTGTTGAATACTGAGCAGACATTAATTTTGTATTCCAAGGATGGTTATTTGAATTTTGAAGCATTGCACCATTGGGCCCCTTGAAAgtaccattcttaattagcagatTTAAATAAGAGCATTATATATTTCAGAAATACAGATAAATGCAGACTGTGGATCCTGGAACCACATTAGTATGCAAAGGTGCATTCTGCATGTCTTAAGTTGAGGTGTTAAAGTTGCTCCCGGCATAAGGTTATTCATTCATTATTGTCCTCATAATAACGTTGTTTCATGGCCCTGTATTTCCTAAGGTAATACAATGCCTCCAGTTCCTTTATCACAAATTGTCCCCGAGCTATTAATGTCTTGACTTGCTCAGGATCTGTAACgtctttatttttaatgaaaGCCTTCTTAAGACGATCTCTAAAGTAGTCTTCTCCTTTTGGATATTCTTTGCCAAGGTACAGCAACTTTAAGACAAAAATGTTCATCTTTTAGTCAAGGGAAAtgcatttttattgcatttacaGAAATAAACCATCCTTCATTACATACTCTTCCCTCCAGTTAACCAGTGAGCTGTTTGGTTTTCAGCTGCTTGCTCTAGTTAAAAACTGGAAGCACTAAAACCAGTGAATTTTCTTCTAAGACTTAAAAGTGACCTGATTGCATTTATGAGATGAAGTGAATAGACTTTGTTCCAGTTGACAGTTTGTCCCAGTTGATTtaaaggggagggtggggaggtgtcaGATGTAGGTTCGATGTCAGGAAGTGGTTCTTTTCCCAGAGAATAATTGGCCCTCTGGAATAAGCTGACTGCTTATGCAGTGGACGATGATTCACTGAATTCCTTCAAGTGTTGGGCCAGAGATCACCTTGTACAAAACAAGTATCCATAATATTCAGGGTCAGAGTGATCTCCTGGACTAGTTTCAGTTGCCTAAGGGGAATATAAAAATGAACTTCTCCTCCCAATTGACCCGAGATATTAATGTTTTTCATTTCTTCCAAGAGATCACATGGTTTCAGGTGGGATGACAAGTGTATGCATTGTGTCGCACAAGGTATCACTATTGTGAGAGACAGCCTGGATGGACCAGAGATTTTTCCTGTCTGTCAATGTTGGACTATTCACATGTAACTCCACCCCTTCCCTGATTATTCACTAGGCTTTAAACAGGTGGTACGCAGCCTTAGCATTCTGTTAGATCAGCAGGGCTTTAAATCCTATATTCTCTCCACCAATAATACTGCATGCTTCCAGTTTTGCCACATCACCGACGGAAGAATGCTTGGAGTAGCAGGTAAAGCTCTCAGCTGCCTTGGTCCACCTTAGAGAACTTTCTCCCTAGATCTTTTCCTTCTACTTTCCAATGCAACCTCCTGCAAAAACCTTTTTAACCACGTTTTCAGCTAACTTTCACAATTCTACCAATGCTCAGTCCATTCTCTCAAGGGAATGAGATGCTTTATGTCAAAGATACTA is from Carcharodon carcharias isolate sCarCar2 chromosome 13, sCarCar2.pri, whole genome shotgun sequence and encodes:
- the LOC121285498 gene encoding electron transfer flavoprotein regulatory factor 1-like codes for the protein MANPLRSEVIKLYKNLLYLGKEYPKGEDYFRDRLKKAFIKNKDVTDPEQVKTLIARGQFVIKELEALYYLRKYRAMKQRYYEDNNE